A window from Psychrobium sp. MM17-31 encodes these proteins:
- a CDS encoding methyl-accepting chemotaxis protein, with product MFFTAKYKSEIDELNRQNRQLQEENMQLRQELAAIQQTSQDLVNETDSKAILHKSQEEINEQSLASSELLNQIRENLAQSSSELIGHRDQFNTSQSLFDDIMMMLKSTRQSTQQITQDTRHACQSVDELKTVTAGINDFVNIIKGISDQTNLLALNAAIEAARAGEQGRGFAVVADEVRSLAQRSAEASNEISNLIEKVNLQMGDVITGIEEVGEKSETINSSTNAISETAHQIVNMSQQMYSVITQTTADAFLQTVKLDHVVWKFDVYKVLLGLSDKPIDEFADHTMCRMGKWYYEGEGAEKYASHSAFKQVEKPHSEVHHHGKQALEAHRAGQLDEAVYELSLMERASFEVVDKLALLSQQIDSQRQTNTTHYEAPDLGEAHNRELEVA from the coding sequence ATGTTTTTTACGGCCAAGTACAAATCTGAAATTGACGAACTAAACCGCCAAAATCGTCAATTGCAAGAAGAAAACATGCAGTTGCGCCAAGAACTAGCAGCCATTCAACAAACCTCACAAGATCTTGTTAATGAAACTGATAGCAAAGCAATTTTGCATAAGAGCCAAGAAGAAATTAATGAACAAAGTCTCGCCTCATCTGAATTGTTAAATCAAATTCGTGAAAATCTTGCGCAGTCTAGCTCAGAGCTAATCGGTCATCGCGACCAATTTAACACCTCACAATCGCTATTTGACGATATCATGATGATGTTAAAAAGCACGCGCCAATCTACCCAACAAATTACGCAAGATACACGTCACGCCTGTCAATCGGTAGACGAGTTAAAGACAGTTACTGCTGGCATTAATGACTTTGTTAACATTATCAAAGGAATTTCCGATCAAACTAACCTATTAGCACTTAATGCTGCAATTGAAGCTGCCCGCGCCGGTGAACAAGGTCGAGGCTTCGCGGTGGTTGCCGATGAGGTACGATCGCTAGCGCAACGTTCTGCCGAAGCCTCTAACGAAATCTCAAACCTCATCGAGAAAGTTAACCTACAAATGGGCGATGTGATCACTGGCATTGAAGAAGTCGGCGAGAAAAGTGAAACCATCAATAGCAGTACTAATGCGATTTCAGAGACGGCACATCAAATCGTCAATATGTCGCAGCAAATGTATAGTGTTATTACACAAACGACTGCAGATGCATTCCTACAAACCGTTAAACTCGATCACGTTGTGTGGAAGTTTGACGTATATAAAGTATTGCTTGGCTTATCTGACAAACCAATTGATGAGTTTGCCGATCACACCATGTGCCGCATGGGTAAATGGTATTACGAAGGCGAAGGCGCAGAGAAATACGCTAGCCACTCTGCCTTTAAGCAAGTTGAAAAGCCACATAGCGAAGTTCATCATCACGGTAAGCAAGCACTTGAAGCCCATAGAGCGGGTCAGCTTGATGAAGCCGTGTACGAATTGTCTCTCATGGAGCGCGCGAGCTTTGAAGTTGTCGACAAACTTGCTCTACTATCGCAACAAATCGATAGCCAGCGTCAAACTAATACAACTCATTATGAGGCCCCAGATTTAGGCGAAGCGCACAACCGTGAACTAGAAGTAGCCTAA
- a CDS encoding sterol desaturase family protein, which translates to MDFLFNKMSEFEIYGWELWIGDWFFVIAMGLFLIELIVIAAKKQMSWNLLGDSLTNFVTLTAFRAINMVIAALFYLGVFFYVYEHFSITQLPITWWSVIGGVVLADIVYYWEHRFMHMTGIGWATHTVHHSSPYFNLSVAYRFGPLDGLYPLFFHLPLVMLGFHPFVVFLAEMLVQTYQTLLHTETIGKLPRPVEAVMNTPSHHRVHHATNRKYLDKNYAGIFIIWDKMFGTFAEEDEKVRYGVYPRINSVNPFKVFFEGIGKLSVRLWHAPSWGYRLKLLVKSPTWAWEQEQKRKID; encoded by the coding sequence ATGGACTTTTTATTTAATAAAATGAGTGAATTTGAAATCTATGGCTGGGAGCTATGGATCGGAGATTGGTTTTTTGTCATTGCAATGGGATTGTTTTTGATTGAACTCATTGTAATTGCCGCTAAAAAGCAAATGAGTTGGAATCTTCTGGGGGACAGTCTTACTAATTTTGTTACCCTTACCGCGTTTCGTGCGATAAACATGGTCATAGCAGCGCTGTTCTATTTAGGTGTCTTTTTCTATGTGTATGAGCACTTTTCAATAACCCAATTACCTATTACGTGGTGGAGTGTGATTGGTGGTGTGGTGCTTGCTGATATCGTCTATTATTGGGAGCATCGCTTTATGCATATGACGGGAATCGGCTGGGCAACGCATACTGTGCATCACAGCTCTCCGTATTTTAACTTGTCGGTGGCGTACCGCTTTGGCCCGTTAGATGGTTTGTATCCGCTGTTTTTCCACCTGCCGTTAGTGATGCTAGGCTTCCATCCGTTTGTGGTGTTCTTGGCTGAGATGCTGGTGCAAACGTATCAAACACTGCTGCATACTGAGACCATAGGTAAGTTGCCGCGTCCTGTTGAAGCTGTTATGAACACGCCTTCACATCATCGCGTGCATCATGCGACTAATCGCAAGTATCTCGATAAAAACTACGCTGGTATTTTCATTATCTGGGACAAGATGTTTGGTACCTTTGCCGAAGAGGACGAAAAGGTTCGTTACGGCGTTTACCCAAGAATTAATAGCGTGAATCCGTTTAAAGTCTTTTTTGAAGGTATCGGCAAACTCTCTGTTCGTTTGTGGCATGCACCGAGCTGGGGCTATCGCTTGAAACTACTTGTGAAGTCGCCAACTTGGGCGTGGGAACAAGAACAAAAGCGAAAAATAGATTAA
- a CDS encoding DUF1800 family protein, protein MNSREKASRFLMQATLGANYRLIEEVANIGIEPWLDNQLDNKLVNEDSFLQTTRNIWRGKESTAGFKQLLTQHYGEPNINGEGNNPALPYKYYFRMAWWHKTLLKGNSIGTDNQRDGITQAIKLSDFETDTSNLVRHRVAQALSEILVISDNSVLELDAEGMADFYDLLYKHALGSYKDLLTDVSLHPCMGVYLTHINNRKEDVAKRIHPDENYAREIMQLFTIGLFELNSDGSHKKDAAGKDMPTYDNDDIKELAKVFTGIKAQQYLYEWPNANIDVDGFKVPFASINRQTVELGDDVSKVFKILPYVDMLKPMIADDSFHDLSAKSLLKGKLTLPARSASGGQATLSDIKSAVAQLVANPNTAPFIAKKLIQQLVTSNPTPQYVQAVAAKFGSEGDLKAVVREILTYPLSNKVTIGNGSIGNIEKLKSPLLRVTQLLRAFNVYNDEKRLWLIGEDIKAYTSQHTLSSPTVFNFYKPDFVPHGKIEDANKVAPEFELYNAHTSISYVNMMYDWLFGDALPLVSTQIKPHQTPPHPVPELDADILLANTRSKLKLNLSEELKLATKKSDYPALISRVSLLLTGKETPSNQQDILTTLAPYDPSSTTQQLWIVQTVIFMIAIAPEFTVLEV, encoded by the coding sequence ATGAATAGTCGAGAGAAGGCATCACGATTCTTGATGCAAGCAACCTTAGGGGCGAACTATCGCCTTATCGAAGAAGTGGCAAATATCGGTATTGAACCATGGCTAGATAATCAGCTAGACAATAAATTGGTCAATGAAGATTCATTCTTACAAACAACGCGCAATATTTGGCGAGGAAAGGAATCAACCGCAGGATTTAAACAATTACTCACTCAACATTACGGTGAACCAAATATCAATGGTGAAGGCAATAACCCTGCACTGCCGTATAAGTATTACTTTCGCATGGCGTGGTGGCATAAAACCCTGCTCAAAGGCAATTCGATTGGTACGGACAACCAAAGAGATGGCATCACTCAAGCGATTAAACTCAGTGATTTTGAAACAGACACCAGTAATCTCGTACGTCATCGAGTTGCCCAAGCGCTTAGTGAAATACTGGTCATTTCTGACAACTCAGTGTTAGAGCTCGATGCTGAGGGCATGGCGGATTTTTACGATTTACTCTACAAGCACGCCCTAGGCAGCTACAAAGATCTACTAACGGATGTTTCTCTACATCCGTGTATGGGGGTTTATCTGACACACATTAATAATCGCAAGGAAGATGTCGCCAAACGTATTCACCCTGACGAAAACTACGCTCGCGAAATCATGCAGTTATTTACCATAGGTTTATTTGAGCTAAACAGCGATGGCTCACATAAAAAAGATGCCGCTGGAAAGGATATGCCAACTTATGATAACGACGACATTAAAGAGTTAGCTAAGGTATTTACTGGCATCAAAGCACAGCAATATCTGTATGAATGGCCCAATGCCAATATCGATGTCGACGGGTTTAAAGTACCTTTTGCATCCATCAATCGTCAAACAGTTGAACTGGGTGATGATGTCAGCAAGGTATTTAAAATTTTACCCTATGTTGACATGCTCAAACCGATGATCGCCGATGACAGTTTTCATGATCTAAGCGCAAAATCATTATTAAAAGGGAAGTTAACGCTACCAGCTCGCAGCGCCAGCGGTGGTCAAGCAACGCTTAGTGATATCAAGAGTGCTGTCGCGCAACTGGTTGCCAACCCTAATACTGCACCTTTTATTGCTAAAAAGCTTATTCAGCAACTCGTGACGTCAAATCCGACACCTCAATACGTGCAAGCCGTTGCTGCAAAATTTGGCAGTGAAGGTGATTTAAAAGCGGTAGTTCGTGAAATTCTTACCTACCCTCTGAGCAATAAGGTCACTATAGGTAATGGTAGTATCGGCAACATCGAAAAACTCAAGTCGCCACTACTTCGCGTAACCCAGTTATTACGCGCGTTTAATGTCTACAATGACGAGAAGCGCTTGTGGTTAATTGGTGAAGATATCAAAGCCTATACCAGTCAGCACACGCTCTCATCGCCGACGGTATTTAACTTCTACAAACCTGATTTTGTGCCACACGGCAAAATCGAAGATGCAAACAAAGTCGCGCCAGAGTTTGAGCTATACAACGCTCACACGTCTATTAGCTACGTCAACATGATGTATGACTGGCTGTTTGGCGACGCGCTGCCATTGGTGTCGACTCAAATTAAACCGCATCAAACACCGCCTCATCCGGTGCCTGAGTTGGATGCAGATATTCTGCTAGCTAACACTCGCTCTAAATTAAAACTAAACCTCAGCGAAGAGCTCAAACTCGCCACGAAAAAGAGTGATTACCCAGCGCTTATTTCTCGCGTCAGCCTGCTATTAACAGGTAAAGAAACGCCGAGCAATCAACAAGACATCTTAACGACACTAGCGCCTTATGATCCAAGTTCAACAACACAGCAACTTTGGATTGTTCAAACCGTGATCTTCATGATTGCTATAGCGCCAGAATTTACTGTATTGGAGGTATAA